In the genome of Pelobacter seleniigenes DSM 18267, one region contains:
- a CDS encoding tripartite tricarboxylate transporter TctB family protein, which produces MKKLYPYVAFAGLIDVMIVAFFIQTLHMPKAAYQMPRLLLLALAILSTLMILEQLWKLRKGEPVKAKPDELETIMAEVAKAEQLTPEEQRNSKIRRAFFVGVLTAYILTIKPLGYFIATPLYLFGTLVYLKSTKAYWAMAIAVGFTIFVYLLFVLFLNLPVPMGLLEFE; this is translated from the coding sequence ATGAAAAAGCTGTATCCGTACGTTGCCTTTGCAGGACTGATTGATGTGATGATTGTGGCCTTTTTCATCCAAACCCTGCATATGCCCAAAGCGGCTTATCAGATGCCGCGCCTGCTGCTCCTGGCCCTGGCCATTTTATCGACGTTGATGATCCTGGAACAGCTCTGGAAATTGCGAAAAGGGGAGCCGGTAAAAGCAAAACCAGATGAACTCGAAACAATTATGGCCGAAGTCGCCAAAGCAGAACAACTTACCCCTGAAGAACAACGTAACAGCAAAATCAGAAGGGCATTTTTTGTCGGCGTCCTGACCGCCTATATCCTCACGATCAAGCCGCTGGGATATTTTATTGCCACCCCGCTGTATTTGTTCGGCACTTTGGTTTACCTCAAATCGACCAAAGCCTATTGGGCCATGGCAATTGCCGTCGGTTTCACCATTTTTGTCTATCTGCTGTTCGTGCTGTTTCTGAACCTGCCGGTCCCCATGGGACTGCTTGAGTTCGAGTAA